The sequence AATGCCTGCCTCATCTAAAATTTTATGACCCTCATCTTCATTGGTACCGGTTAGCCTGATTACAATATGAACTTTACGGTCAGCTTGTTTTAAAGAATTAATTACACCGCGTGCAACATCATCTGCTTTAGTAATTCCACCCAAAACATTTAAAAATACAACTTTAACAGGATCATAATTTAAAACAATGTTTAAAGCCTGATTAATAACCTGTTCTGAAGCACCACCACCAATATCCAGAAATGTTGCAGGTTCTCCGCCATTAAGTTTAATCATATCCATGGCAGTTAAAGTTAAACCTGCACCATTACCTATAACGGCAATGTCCCCATCCAATTGAACGAAATCAACAGCCTGTTTTTTATAATGTAACCTCTCAACCAGATCCTGGTGTCTGAATAAAGAATCATCTTCAACAACCAGTTTAGCGTCAGCGGCAATTAATCCATCTGGAGTTGCAATCAAAGGATTTATTTCTGCAGTATCTGCATCGCATTTAGTAAATACGTTATACAATTTCCAGATTATATCACCTAAAGGTGAAATCAAATCAGAGGAAACACCCATCTGACGTGCAATTTCACGTGCTTCATAAGGCAAGAATTCAATTAAAGGATTTGGATAATACTTAATAATTTTTTCAGGGTTTGTTTTTGCTAAATTTTCAATTTCGACCCCACCTTCCTTACTTGCCAGAATAACTGGCCTTCTAGCACCTCTATCTACAGAGACAGTTACGAAAAATTCATTAAGAATTTCAGCTTTTTTCTCAATTAATAAGTGTTTTACCCTTTCGCCTTTAATTTTCATTCCTAAAATTTCATCAGCGACTTTTAATGCTTCACCGGGATGGTCTGCAAACTTAACACCACCGGCTTTACCTCTTCCACCAGTTAAAACTTGCGCTTTAATAACAACAGGAACACCCATTTCTGAAGAAATAGTCATGGCCTCTTCAGGAGAATAAGCAACATGTCCTTCCAAAATAGGAATTCCTTCATCGTGAAAGATTTTTTTTGCAACATTTTCAAAAAATTTCATTATAACACCAATTCCGCAAGAGCATATCCTGCTTCAAAAGCACTGATATTTTTCTCTTCAGTGCCTTTAGGAACACTGGCCTCAACTGCTTTAATAGCAGCCTCTTTGGATATAACTCCCGTAATTTTTGTAATAACTCCAACCATAACAATGTTTGCTACAATTTTTAATCCGATTTCATCAACTGCGGTTTTTGTAGCAGGAGCTTCATAAACTTTAATATTATGTTCGTCAATATAATCCCTAACATCTTCAACATCAGTTGTTCCAGGATCAACGATTAAAGTCCCATTATCCTTTAAATCCACAATATATTTAATTAAAGCCTCATTAGACATTGCAACTAAAATATCCGGACTTTGAACTTTAGGATAATCAACTTTATCATCGCTGATTACAACTTCACATTTAGAAGCTCCTCCACGAGCTTCAGGACCATAAGATTGAGTTTGAACAGCTTCTTTACCATCAAAGAGACTTGCAGATTTACCCAATATAATTCCTGCAAGAATAATTCCCTGACCTCCAAATCCGCAAACTCTAATTTCAGTTCTCATATTATCCACCTATAAATCTGTTGTAAATGCAGAATTAACAAGAGTTTTCTTACCTGATTTTTCTACACTTAATTTTTCAATGTTCTCTGTGAATTCATCTCTTTGAGTATTAGCAAACTCACCAACAACAATTTTACCTTCCAAGTCTTTTGCCCTCATCCTATCTGCAGCAGATTTAAATACAGTATTTGCTTTCATAATAGCTGCCATTGCAGTAGAAGTTCTAAGTTTATTTTTACGCCCATAATAAGTTGGACATTGAGTTGCAACTTCGATAAATGAAAATCCAGGATTTTTTAATCCTGCTTTAATAGAAGTCACCAAGTTTTCAATTTGAACAGTAGTCCATCTTGCAGAATATGATGCGCCGGCAGCTGCAACAAGTTCCGCCAATTTAAATGGAGAATCCTGATTACCGTATGGTGCAGTAGTTCCAAAACTGCCTTTAGGAGATGTAGGACTGATCTGACCTCCAGTCATACCGTAAATATTATTGTTAATGCAGATTACAGTTAAATTAATATTTCTTCTAGCTGCATGAATTAAATGATTACCCCCAATAGAAGCCGCATCACCATCACCAGTAAATACAACAACATCCAAGTCCTTATTGGCTGTTTTTAAACCTGTTGCAAAACTCAATGCCCTTCCATGAGTAGTATGTAATGAATCACAATTAAAATAACCCGGTATCCTTGAAGAACATCCAATTCCGGAAACCATAGCAATATTATCAAAATCCATTTCTGCCTTTTCCATAGCTGCTATGAATGCGTTAATAATTGCACCGTTTCCACAGCCCGGACAGAAAATGTGAGGCAATCTATCTTCTCTTAAATAAGGGAGAAATCTATTTTGTTTTTCCTCAGACATTTTAGTTTCCTCCTATTTTATTAATTTCATCCAATATCTCATCCGGAGTTGGCAATAACCCTCCGATTTTACCTAATAAATGGATATTTTTATCTTTAACTACACGGTCAACTTCATAATACATTTGACCCAAATTCATTTCCACAACAAGAACATCACTTGCGTTTGCAGTTAATTGTTTGATTTGTTCATCTGGAAACGGCCAAGGAGTATCGATTTTAATATAACCCACTTTTTTATCTGTTTTATTAACCGCTTCAACAACAGATCTGACCGGAGCACCATATGAAACAACAACAATGTCTGCATCTTCACAGTTTTCACTTCTTAGAGAACATATTTTATCCCTATTGTTTAAAACTTTATCACAAATCCTTTTAACAAGGTTTTCATGAGTTTCAGGATTGTTAGTGTCGGGATATCCGATTTCATTATGAGTAAGTCCAGTTACATGTATATTGAATCCATCGCCAAATGAAGGCATAGGAGTTGTTCCGTTTTCGATATTTTCAAACGGCAAATAATCATCGGTTTTTTCAGGTCTTGTTCTGGCGACGATTTCGATATCCTCACCAATGATGATTTTTTCCCTCATATGACCAATGACCTCATCAGTCATGACAAAAACAGGAACCCTATATTCTTCAGCCAAATTAAATGCTTTAATTGTAAAATCAAATAATTCCTGAACACTTGAAGGAGATAATGCAATTGGTTCATAATCCCCGTGTGAACCCCAGCGGGCCTGCATCATATCACCTTGAGCAGCCATAGTTGGTTGAGCAGTAGAAGGAGAACCTCTCTGGACGTCTACAATAACAATTGGAGTTTCGCTCATAAATGCATAACCTATATTTTCCTGCATTAATGATATGCCCGGACCGGAAGTTGCAGTCATTGATTTAGCGCCTCCCCAGGAAGCACCGATGATGGCTCCTGCTGAAGCAATCTCATCCTCCATCTGAATAAATGACCCTCCCACTTTAGGCAACTCGCGAGATAAACTTTCTGCAATTTCAGTAGAAGGAGTAATCGGATAACCTGCAAAGAATCTGCAACCTGCAGCTATTGCTCCTTTTGCACATGCTTCATTTCCTTGAATAAAAAGTTCTTCAGCCATATTCTAACACCCACTTTTTCCTTTTGTGAATCTAGGATTAAAGTTCATATTATTGTCATCTTTCATCCACCAATTTTCAGGCAAATCCACTGTAATTGATTGATCAGGACATGCTATTTCACAAGTGCCGCATTTAATACATCTTTCTTCAAACTTAACGAAAGGTAATTGCACTCCCTTTTTATTAACATCAGGAGAAATTGCAAATACGTTTTCGTGACACATAAATAAGCAAAGATGACATCCTTTACATAAATTTTCATCAATAATAATCAATTTAAAAATCTCCAATATAATTTTATCATAAGTAAATCTATAATGATATTATATTTTTGTTGATAGGTCTTTAAATATCTTATGTAAAATCATGATAAATTAAAAAAAATAAGATGTTATTAAAAATTCTTTTTACCTTCAAATATACTCTTGCATTAACCACTTTTATAGTTAAAGTCGTGAATGAAATACTTCAGATTTTGATAAAATAGAGAAATATTTACACTTAAAAAAAATGTTAATGACTGCACAATGGCATAATCCTGACAAATAAAAATTTATTAGAAAAATAATACAAATTAATTAATATGAAACATTTAACTACACCAATTACTGATGAGGATTTATCAAACCTTAATGTAGGAGACAAAATTACCATTTCAGGAACTATATATACAGGCCGTGATGCTGCACTTCCCCAGTTGGTTGAACTAATCAAAGTAAATGAAGTTCCTTTCGATTTAAATGGAAGTGTTATAATGCATACTGCTTTTAGTGATGCAGGGATTGCACCAACAACCAGCAGCAAAGTGGAAATCGAATCCTCAATTCCTTTTTTAAGTGAAAATGGTGTTAAAATCCACATTGGAAAAGGCCTGTTAAGTGATGAAACAATTAAAGAACTTGATAAAAACAATTCTGTTTTTGTAATAACGCCGCCGGTTGCAGCATTACTTACAAGCAAAGTTTTAGAAAAAAAGTGTGTTTTATTTGAAAACGAAGGTATGGAAGCTATGTTTGAATTAAAAGTGGAAAAAATCCCAGGAATCGTAGCGATTAAAAATAAAAAAAGTATTTAAGAAAAAGACTTATTCGTCTTCTTCTTCATCAGCATCTTCTCTTTTTTCAAATTCATCAACGAAATTGACTTTAGTAATTTCATCAATATTATCCCAGATATCCTTAGCTATTCTGAATCTTGCAAAAGTGACATCCATGTAGGATTTTTGATCGAATTTGGACATTTCATCTAATTTAATGTTTGCAACACCGTCAACGATGTCAATTTCAGTCTTATCAATATCCATATTTGGGTTGGAGTAATGCAATTCAATCATGCTTTTGATTTTATCTGCTTCATCATCAATGATTTCAGTTACTTCAACATCATATATTAAATCTTTTCCAGCTAATTCATGGTTGAAATCGACTTTTACTCTTCCACCGTTTACAGTTAAGATTTTACCGTTGCTTCCTTCAGATTGGATTCTCATACCTGGAACAGGATTCATGCCTTGTCTTTTGAATTCTTTCATAGGTACTAATTGAATCATTTTAGGATCTCTTGGTCCGAATGCATTATCGGAATCAACTTCAAGATGTTTGGTGTCTCCTTCTTCTAATCCAATAATTGCTTCTTCGATAGCAGGCAATAAGTGGTTTCCCCCAACAACAATAGGGATTGGTTTATAAGTTTTGTTTTCATCAAAAATTCCAACTTCTTGTGCAATTTCTTCATAAGTAGTATCGAATACTTCATCAGTTTCTTTAATTTTACCAGTGAAATTTACTCTTACAAAATCTCCGTTATCTACAGCCATAGTAAATACGCTCCTTAATAATTTTGATTAAATAATTTGTTAATAAATATAACATTAATAATTTTAGTAACTATTACTTATTAAAGTTTTGTTTATATTTGATTTATAATGTAAAAAATAAATGTTAATTAAAAAATAAAAAATACTTTTCAAATGCTCATTCTAAAATGCCAATATCTATTAATAATATAATATTAACCATGCAGAGAAAAGGAACTGTTAACTTACCTCTTCATGGAGGGCATCCCCCAAGATGGTTATTTACAAGGATGGTTGATTTATCAGGAGCGTTGGCTTCAGTTATCATTGAAGAATATAGCATATCAGAGTTTTTAAATAGAATTTCAAATCCGTACTGGTTTCAGGCATTTTCCTGTGTTTTAGGTTTTGACTGGCACTCTTCAGGAACAACAACCACAACGTTAGGCGCTCTGAAAGCCTCCCTTAAACCAGAAGAGCATGGCATTTATTTAAGTGGAGGCAAAGGTGCAAAATCAAGAAAGACGCCTCAAGGAATTGAACGTGCAGGCGAAATCTTTAATCTTAACAGTAAAATAACAGAAAATCTAGTTAAGACAAGCAGATTATCTGCTAAAATTGACAATTCCTGTATTCAGGACGGATACACATTATACCAGCATAGCTTTTTTATTAGCGAAAAAGGAGAATGGGCCGTTGTCCAGCAGGGATTAAATTTAGACAGCAAATATGCCAGACGTTATCATTGGTTAGGATCTGAAGTGAAGGAATTGTTAAATGACCCCCATAGCGGAATTTCTTGCGATAAACAAACACCCGACACATTAAATATGTCTTCAAAAGATAGCAGAAACGCTCAAAAAATAAGTGTTGATTTAATAAATGACAATCCAAATCATTTAAGACAATATTTTAAAAGAAAAGATAATCAAATGCTTTTAGAAGATTTTGCAATGCCTCAGCACCACCCAGTTCTAGATACTGACATATCCGATGAAGAATTTGAAATTTTAAAAAGGGCTTATGAAATACAGCCTGAAAATTACGAAGAATTAATTTTACTTCAGGGAATGGGTCCTAAAAAAATAAGAGCGTTGGCTTTGATTTCAGATTTGGTTTATGGAGAACCTGCAAGTTGGAAAGACCCCGTGAAATATAGCTTTACACATGGAGGAAAAGACGGTTTTCCATATCCTGTTGACAGGGAAGTTTATGACAACTCCATACAAACAATTATAGACTCACTTGACCAAGCACGTATAAAAAAAGAGGAAAAATTAAAAGCAATTAAAAGATTAGATGATTTTATCAGTTAACGGTTTTCATTATGGACATTGACATTTTTTCCATGAGCTGTTGGAATAACCTCCAATACAGGATTTTCAAATTCCAAATCAAACTCCTTACCATCCATCAACAAATGTTGAAATACGGCTAAGGAAGACACTTCTGAGTGAGGTTGAGTTGTAACTGAAACATTCCAATCAGCAGCCTTGTAAACTTTTCCAGGAACTTTAGAACCTCCAACGATGATTAAAATATCAGAACCGTCTTCTCTGACTTCAGGTGCTATTTCATGAGCTTGCGAACCATACATTGTAAGGTGAACAACTTTTCCGCCATCAGCTTTCCATTTATTAATTACACCCATGTAACTGTCAGTATAGTCTATTTCAAAATTTCCTCCAAATCTTGAAGTGGTGTCTTTAACATTTTCCATCAGCTTTGTATCTTTTTCACCGGCAAGGTAGATTTTGCTTGCTCCAAATGCTCTTGCAGTTAAACAGACATGAGTGGTAATACGAGTATCTCTTTTTAATCTGTGGTCCAATCTTAAAACGTTAATTTCCATAATATCATCTAATTAAATTGTAAAAATAATAATCTAATATTTTAAATTTTAAATATATAATAATTTCCTTGATGTTGATGAAGTTATCACTTAATAGTCTAATGTGAAAAAAATGTAATGATGGGATATAATTGAAAAATGGAGGTAAACCATGACTACTGGCAAGTGATAACTCATCAAAAAGTATTATAAAAGTCCAAATTAATAAATTAAACCTTTATTAAACTAAAATATTGATTTTAGTTTATAAAATTAACTTATATAAAATATAAAGCGACAGCCATAAATAATAATGCAAACAAACGTCCAACTTCATTACTCATTCCAAGCACATCACCATTGGCTAAAACAAAATTGCGCCTTGCTATGCCTGCTATCAGAATACCTCCGAGGCATGCTCCCAAAACACCAACAACACCAACCAGATTGCCAATTAGAAATGCAATACACAATACAAGGATTGTTGAAATTAAAAAATTAGCCAGATTAGTTTCACGAATAAAATAGCTTCCAATTCCAGGAACCAACGGCCTGGACAATAATGCAGTAGTTATTAAAGAAGTTTTAGATGCCATTTCACAAATAATAATTCCCAGTATAAAGTTATAATCCAGGATATTATAAATTCCGCCAACAGTGAGAACTGCAACTAAAAACAATGTTGCAACGCCTCCGGCACCTACTGAGGAATCCTTCATTACGTTAATCTTGCGTTCAGCGTCTCCATGAACCATAACCCCGTCGGCCATGTCCATTACACCATCCAAATGATTATAACCAGTAATCAATATTAAAAACCCGTAAACGATTGCTGCTGTTAAAAATGAATTTAAATGTAAAAATTCTAAAGACACATATCCGCAAATAGCCGCCAAACTACCAACAAACACATGTAAAAATGGCCAGCACCAAGTTAATTTAGTCATATATTCAATTGAAGTGTAAACATTAATCGGCAATATTGTTGAAAATGTTAAAAGCCCCAAAAGAGACCTGACCGGAGAAAATTCTTCATCTTCAAAATAACTATCATCTTCCATATTATTCCTCAAATATTTTAGACATGCAACCTGCAATTAAACCTGCAAAAATATCATCAAGCATTGGAGGCAATCCATAAATTATTCCAGGTTTTGCTTCATCATATCTCTTAAAATTAAAAGTTGCTTTGGTTCCTGCAATCTGGTTTGAAATAGCAAGACCCAATACTTCATCAGTGTATAAATAAGCCGGATCATCACTTACATCAACTTCCCTTATACGGTTTCCAGTCAAATCCTGTTCAGTTCTCATTGCAGCAACAAGCAGCGCAATAACATTAATGTCAGTTAAAGATTTAAGAATCTGTGCTTCCATTTTATCTTTAAGCTCTTCAGTTACTTCAACGCCTTCTACAAGCTCCATTCCGGCATCCACCAAATCACCGATTAAAATTCCTTCTGAAACAAAATAATCAAGAATTCCAAATGTTAATTTGAGATGTTTAAATGCATCCTCCAAGCTTATCTCAACAGCATCCTCAATCCTCAACTTTAAATCATCCCAGTTGATTTCATCAAATTCGGCATTATTAACATCCAAATTTCCGTTTTTGCTTTGAGCAACATTAGCCAAAACTGCTAAAAAATCACCAGTATTTAAAATATTTTGGATATGGAAAGGCAGAGCCATTTCAGCAAGTGCTTTTGCTTTAATATTAGTTATGATTTTAAATATTTTAAGCAAATCTTTTGGAGAGATAACCTTATCAATATAAAACACATGACTTAAATTAATTCTAGCATCAGCAAATCCTTTTGGAGAATTGGCTACTTTCAAATGCTCTGTAAAATCTTCAATAACAACATCATTTTCCATGAATGTAAAAATAGTTAAATCATCATAATTATTTTGAAAATAATCAATAGAATTTACTGCCTGTGCGATGTAAGAACCTTGAGACTGATTGAATGTCTCTGCTTTGTTTGCAGCAGCATTAAAATCATTTTTAGCTTTTATTATATTGACATTTTCAATAATGTCAATTCCATCACTTACCGTGAAATCACTGAATGCTAAGAAATAATCTGGATTATTTATACAAATCCCATAATCTTTTTCAATTATATTAAATTCCATATTATAACCTATAATAATATATATTAATTATTTAATTTAAATTTATATAATAACACTAAAAGGACTTGGGATTATGACAATTATTATCGACCCTCAAGGGAGCGGAATTGCCGGAAACATGCTGATAGGTGCATTTGTAGATTTAGGAGCAGATGCCAATAAATTAAAAGAAATTATGGAACAGACAGCAGAAGAGTTTGGAAAAGTAGAGGTGACTTTTGAAAAAATAAATAAACAGAGCATTTCTTCAACTTTTTGCAATGTTAAAATACTCGAAGACAAACCTCCTGTTAACTATCCCGAGTTTATTGAAAAAATCAGCCGATTAGACTTAGATGAACATGTTAAAAAAACATCAATTAACGTGTTTGAAAGAATAGCTATAGCAGAAAGCAGAGTTCATGGAAAAACATTAGAGACAGTTCACTTTCATGAAGTTGGTGCAAGTGATGCTGTAGCAGATGTAATCGGTTCCATTTATGCATATTACAGTTTAAACTTAAATAATCGGAAAGTGATTGGCCTCCCAATAGCTGTTGGAGGAGGCCGGGTTAAAACTGCCCATGGAATTATACCAGTTCCTGCACCTGCAGTTGTAGAACTCCTAAAAGATGCAAAAATGGTTGGAGGACCTGTGGAAAGTGAACTTGCAACACCAACTGGAGCTGCAATTTATATGGAAATATGTGACGAAATACAGGAATTCATTCCACTAATTAAAGCTAAAAAAGTCGGATATGGAGCAGGAATGAAGGATTTCGACCATCCGAATGTTTTAAGACTTATTGAGACTTCAGACATTAGCAGAAGTGATGAAATAGATGTTATTGAAACAAATATTGATCATTTAACAGGTGAAGAAATAGGATATCTATTTGACAAACTCTTAGACGTCGGCGCAAGAGACGTTTCGGTTGCTCCGATAACCATGAAAAAAAACAGACCTGGAAGTCTGCTTAAAGTAATTTCTCGAAAAGAAAAAAGAGAAGAAATAATTGAAACTATTTTTAGGGAAACTGGAAGTTTAGGAATTAGAATTGCCTCAAATATACACAGAGGAATTGCAAATCGAGAGTTTGTTAAAAAAACAGTTCAGATTCATGAAAAGGACTATGAAGTAACATTTAAAATAGGTTATATGAATGGTGAAATAATATCTAAACGACCTGAATTTGAAGATTTAAAAAAAATAGCCAAAGACAGCGGATTGCCCCTTAAAAAAATTGAAGAGTTGGTTAAATGAAGAAAGCCATTTCTGTTTTATCAGGAGGTCTTGACTGTACTGTTGCAACAAGCATTTTCAGTAAAAACTATGAAATTCATGCAATAACCTTTAATTATGGTCAAAAAGCTTTTAAAAGAGAATTGCAAGCATCAAAAGAGATTTGTAAAAATATGAATTGGACTCATGAAGTGATTGACCTTTCATGGCTGGGCCAAATCAGCAATTCCAGTTTAAATACTTGCAAAGATATTCCAGAACTTACAGTTGAAGACTTAGATGATACTGAAAAAAGCGAGGAAAGTGCAGGCAATGTTTGGGTTCCTGCAAGAAATACCGTATTTACTTCAATTGCTCTTTCATATGCTGAAAGCATGGGTGCTGACGTGATAATTGTCGGATGGAATGGTGAAGAAGGAGAGACATTCCCTGACAATTCAAAAGGATATTTGGAAAAATTCAATGAACTGATTGAGGAAGGTTCGCCTGAAAATATAAAAATTGAAGCACCATTAATTGATTTAAATAAAGAGGAGATAGTTGAATTAGGAGTTGAATATGGTGCTCCAATGGAATTAAGCTATTCATGTTATAAAGGTAAAGACAAGCAATGCGGTGTTTGCGAAAGCTGTATGAGACGAAAACGCGCATTTAAGAATTTGGGCTTAAAAGATAAAAGGGAATACGAAAATTAATCATATTTTTTCATATCATCATTCCCAATCACTAAAATCCAAACTTTCTTTATTTCTAAGGTCAGTTGCCCTCCCATAGATAATTATGAATCACCAATACGAATTTCATCTTTCCGTTGTCTTTCACCTTTATTTACATATCTTCTATGATTTCCGGCTATTTTCGGCCCTTTTGTTAGACACAGAAAATCAAGATATGCATTGATAATAGCATATTCTGCTCGTCTGCATATACTATCTTTAGTATATACTTTATTTTCACAATCCCGTTTTTTATATTCAGAGAAAGCCTTTTGGGCTTCCTCTTTCCATTTGTCTATCATATCCATTTTTAATACCACCATGTAATTCATAAATGGATGAGGAATTCAATTATCTTTAGTACGAGCCAGAATACCCCATACATACCTAACCCGATAAAAAATACTGTCACTAAAAACATTATGAATTCGCCCAAATCTGTTGTTGGAAACTTATTGCTCATTTTTCCACCTCCACAATTTCAATTCCTAATTTTTGAGAACAGATTGAATTACACATCTCACATTTCTGAGGACATGCAAAACAATGATGCTCCTCAATATACCGTTTATATTCTGAAGCCTTTACAACAGTAAATTGATTATCAACCATAAATCCTGAACCGCATATTGTCAGATGTGGCCTGCCGATATCAAAATCAAGAGACTTGTTATGAGTGTAGGTATAGCTGTTTACACCTGTTTGGAATGCCTCCTCCATAGATAAGTATGCATCACCAATACCCTCAGAAGACTTTTTATAGTTAGCTACACGAGATTTTCTAATACCAATACTTGCCACTTCATCATA comes from Methanobrevibacter sp. and encodes:
- the larC gene encoding nickel pincer cofactor biosynthesis protein LarC, with the translated sequence MTIIIDPQGSGIAGNMLIGAFVDLGADANKLKEIMEQTAEEFGKVEVTFEKINKQSISSTFCNVKILEDKPPVNYPEFIEKISRLDLDEHVKKTSINVFERIAIAESRVHGKTLETVHFHEVGASDAVADVIGSIYAYYSLNLNNRKVIGLPIAVGGGRVKTAHGIIPVPAPAVVELLKDAKMVGGPVESELATPTGAAIYMEICDEIQEFIPLIKAKKVGYGAGMKDFDHPNVLRLIETSDISRSDEIDVIETNIDHLTGEEIGYLFDKLLDVGARDVSVAPITMKKNRPGSLLKVISRKEKREEIIETIFRETGSLGIRIASNIHRGIANREFVKKTVQIHEKDYEVTFKIGYMNGEIISKRPEFEDLKKIAKDSGLPLKKIEELVK
- the queC gene encoding 7-cyano-7-deazaguanine synthase QueC; translation: MKKAISVLSGGLDCTVATSIFSKNYEIHAITFNYGQKAFKRELQASKEICKNMNWTHEVIDLSWLGQISNSSLNTCKDIPELTVEDLDDTEKSEESAGNVWVPARNTVFTSIALSYAESMGADVIIVGWNGEEGETFPDNSKGYLEKFNELIEEGSPENIKIEAPLIDLNKEEIVELGVEYGAPMELSYSCYKGKDKQCGVCESCMRRKRAFKNLGLKDKREYEN